The Vitis vinifera cultivar Pinot Noir 40024 chromosome 7, ASM3070453v1 genomic interval ATTTCTGACATACCCCCAAATTTCCCGTACGTTCTCGCACTCAGTTTCCCGCAGATTCTTGATTGCCAAACATGGACTTAGCCACGAAGCTTCAGTGCATTGATCTCCGGTCAAGCTTCTTCACCGGCTCGGCCCTTCTCGATGCTCGGAAAACCGGTTTGCGTCCTCATTTCCGTCCACATACCCGGTCGATTCCGATTTCTGCATCCACACATTCCATAACAGGTAGTAATAGTTCAATCAAGACAAGTGCTTTATTCAATTCCAGAACCAGGAGCTCTATGGTCTCTTCGAAAGCAGTGGCGATGGATACGTCGGTGGCCGAGACCATGAGTCGGGAGGATATTGAGTCGTTGTTTTCGAACAATTCGGTGGATGAGGCTTATCAGAAACGTGTGAATAAGCAATCGAACAGTGGCGCCTCGAGTATTTCATCGGGTGTTAGGTTAGAGAATGTGAGTAAGGGCTATAAGGGTGTCACTGTATTGAAAGATGTGAGTTGGGAAGTGAAGAAGGGTGAAAAAGTGGGTTTGGTGGGTGTTAATGGTGCAGGAAAGACGACCCAGTTGAGAATTATCACGGGTCTGGAAGAACCCGATTCGGGGAACGTAATTAAGGCgaaaatgaatatgaaaatcGCATTTTTGAGTCAAGAGTTCGAGGTTTCATTGAGTAGGACGGTGAAGGAAGAGTTTATGAGTGCGTTTAAGGAGGAGATGGAGATAGCAGCAAGGTTGGAGAAGGTCCAGAAGGCGATTGAGAGTTCAGTGGATGATTTGGAGTTGATGGGGAGGCTGTTGGATGAGAATGATTTGCTTCAGAGGCGAGCACAAGCTGTTGACCTGGATGAGGTTGATGCGAAGATCAGTAAGTTGATGCCAGAGCTTGGGTTTGCCCCCGAAGATTCAGATAGGTTGGTTGCCTCATTTAGTAGTGGGTGGCAGATGAGAATGTCCCTAGGGAAGATTTTACTTCAGGTATaaccatgttttaatttataaatttggtGTGTAAACTTGaatgataattttgatttaggTTGTAAGAATGCATCCGAGTATCTTGCTTTTTAGGCAACTTTGATTCGTTGCAGAGTAAATTTGATAGACAGGTAACTTGAAATCCTTGACTGAGAGATGCTATTCCCCTTGAATTATATGTACTTGTATGGTAATCCACTTTGGAAGAAGTGACAGATTATCGGATGCATCAAAATGATTAGTGGGAATAGGCTACTCTTTTGTTTGTTGTTATCACAAATTATTGCAGCAAATTATCCCAATTTTCGATATGACTGGGAAGGGTTCTTTTATATTATAGTGACACTTACATCGTTAGTGTGAACATGGTATATGCActgttttaaaatgtttaagtTTTGTTAgccttttatatttataatttgtaCTAGAATGCGTGGTTGTTATTGATCGGTTATAAATATACTTGTGATCACTTGCAGGAGCCAGATTTATTACTATTGGATGAGCCCACAAATcaccttgatcttgacacaaTTGAATGGCTTGAAGGTTATCTTAACAAGCAGGATGTGCCCATGGTGATCATATCTCATGACAGAGCTTTCCTTGATCAGTTGTGTACAAAAATTGTGGAAACCGATATGGGTGTATCCAGGACATATGAAGGAAATTATTCTCAGTATGTGATTGCAAAGGCAACATGGATTGAAGCTCAATATGCAGCATGGGAAAAGCAGCAGAAGGAAATTGAACATACAAGAGACTTAATAAGCAGGCTAAGTGGCGGAGCAAATTCTGGCCGTGCATCCACTGCTGAAAAGGTATATATGGATCTACTGAATCAGTGGGTGGTATAATCTAGTAAATTCCTGTTCATCACAGGAAAAAAATAGCTAAATCTTTGTGTTGGTGAGCCATCAAACATTTAACTAAGAATTGGTTAGGCTAATGTGATACTGATGTAGTAGTTTTACATTACTAGTAAATAGCATCACTTGCTATTTACTGTACAAACATTTTAAAACTCTGTCCTTAGAGTGTAATTCAGCTTAACTAATTATCGATTTGCACACCTTAGGGTTGGGTCTACAGGGCTCATTATAAGTGTATAGGCCTTTTGTCTTTTTGTATAGCACTCCTTGTTTAGCGGAGGTTTTCTCAGTCTTTTTATCAGGTTTGTACATTTGGAGAggacttctcatccttctcatgtttttctattttaatacaattgttcgtttctgattaaaaaaaaaaaaagtaaatagcATCACTTTGCATTAATTTGTATTAATGGCAGAGATACATTTGCTTTTGTTTTAACAGCTTTTCTGGACTTGAATCATTAGTTAGTTGTGCTTACTTAAGAATCAATGGGCATACCATTTATCTCTTTGCACTTTTCCTGGGATaggtttgatttattttgttttttaaaaccatcTTGATGGACAACAGTTAAATTGTTTGTCAGTAAAATCAAGACAGTCAGTCTATACTTCCATTAttaattttgacttttttttaccTCATCAGTGATTACTACAGTTCAGATAATGGTTTGAACTCCTTCAAACCAACTTTGTTCTCTAAAGTTCCTGATTGTCTTACTTCATGGCAGCTGTTTTTTTATTAGGAAGCTACTGGGCTTAACTAACACTTTTTCtggtaatttatttatttatttcttatgataacAGAAACTTGAAAAACTTCAAGATGAGGAACAGATTGATAAGCCATTTCAACATAAACAAATGAAGATCAGATTTCCTGAGCGTGGAGTGAGTGGAAGATCTGTTTTAGCAATTAAGAATCTGGAATTTGGCTATGGGGATAAGGTGAGTGACTTGTTcaacaaaatgagaagaaggATAACAGTGTTAAATTTTCTGCTTTCTGATTATTGTGTACATATCTTACTTGTATGATATTCATATGCATTACTTGCCAGGTACTATTTAAAAAGGCAAACCTTACAATTGAAAGGGGAGAAAAAATTGCAATTATTGGCCCAAACGGGTGTGGAAAGAGTACTTTGCTTAAACTGATTATGGGCCTAGAGAAGCCTATAGGAGGTGAAGTGCTGCTTGGCGAGCATAATGTCTTACCAAACTATTTTGAGCAGAATCAGGTGTGTCATAGTTATTACTGGTGTGCTTGTTGGATTGGATCTTATATCATGGCAATTCTAGTAATTCATGCTTTGGTGCAAGTACCACTTTTGTTCATATGTATTGCCATTTCTGAATGAAATTGACCTACTTAATTTTCAGGCTGAGGCACTTGATTTGGATAAAACAGTGTTGCAAACTGTAGAAGACGTTGCAGAGAATTGGAAAATTGACGATATAAAGGGACTACTTGGGCGTTGTAATTTCAAAGCCGATATGCTTGATAGAAAGGTTTCCCTTTTGAGTGGTGGTGAGAAGGTGAGTTAAACCAGTATACTTGTTTGTTATTTTGTATCTCTCGTGTTTATTGAACATTAATTTAGCTATTCTTGTTTTCACTGTGCTGACAAGGGAACTCTAGACCgttgttttcttttgtatctGATATACACATTACAGGTCTAAACTAGCATCTCATAAATTTACTACATGAATGTTTGGATGAAAATTTATGCAAATAATGACAACTGTAGCTTTCTTTCAAACCGAGATTAAGATTTGTTAATTGATTGACCAATTATCACTGTAACATAGTATAGCCATAAACTACCTATCAAAAAAGTATAGCCATAAACTACACCTCTCAATCGCTATCTATGTTTTTCTGCTGATCTGAGGCTGTGTGGCTTGGACATGATCTCTCAATTGCAGATGTCTGCATTAGAAAACTTGAAACCCTTCATGTGTAAAATTGAAAATGCTTATCACACATGTGCATGCATATGAAGTAGTTAAATTACCTAGAAGCAGTAGTGCCTACTAACCAATCAAACAAGAATACGAGAAGATAAGGGGTTGTGTTCACTGAACTATCATCCCATCTCAGTTGTGGAAATAAGTTACAGATTGCATGGTTTCCTTGTTCCCAGTAATATTCATTGATCGGCACGGCTATTTAGTCTTTTGCTTTGTTTCATTTTAGGTTCTAACATAGATGCTAGTCAGCTTCTATCTTGCCAAATTTCAAGGAAGATAAAGCTATAAAGTGGGCAGTAATacataattctaataaaataatgttactATACCAAGACTTTTAGAAGTACAAGGTGCACTCCATCCTTCCCATTTCTTTACCAGTTCAAAATTACACGTTGTATTAACTTACAATATTGGCCTTGTGGATGCTGCTTCCCATGTCTTTATGATTCAGTTCTCTTTATAATGCCTGACTAATAGATTTGTATTTTCTATGGTACATTGCATAAACCTGACCATGTTTTCCTGTTGAGTTCAGGCACGTCTTGCCTTCTGCAAGTTCATGGTAAAACCTTCAACTTTGCTAGTATTGGATGAACCAACCAATCACTTGGATATACCTACTAAAGAGATGCTTGAGGTTTGATTCATTTGTTCCTATCCATATTGAGATTACTATCTACCATGTGCATTATAGCTTTAAGTTTAATTATCACTTCATGATTTTTTGAACTCTGTTTGTTCTATCAGGAGGCAATAACGGAGTACAAGGGCACTGTTGTTACAGTGTCTCATGATCGATACTTCATAAAGCAAATAGTTAATAGAGTAATTGAAGTTAAGGATGGGAATTTACAAGACTATGCAGGAGATTACAATGTAAGTGTGACCTCACTCCAATTTAAACTTCTTGCATCATTTTATCacccttttattatttttgtttttaagaaaattggcaTGTTAGGCTTTAGCTAATTGTGTCAGTGCTTGTGTTTGTGCTTGCACACATTTGCAAACTCGTGTATGTGGTAACTGTTACCATCTGCTGGTGTGGATGTGGGTGTGGGTAAACTAGCTAACTGCATGTCACATTCACAAAGATGCAGCCTGTTCAAAACTGGACCCTCTTAACAGGTTCTCAATGCCAACATCCAAATGATGGATGATTTTGATCACCTGATTTCAAGACTTCCTTCAACTGATTATTTCATTATCTCATCAAATCAGTGCATAAAATGACTTTTATTTCTAGCTCTTATGCTTGGATTTACCTGACTGTTGTTTTCATTTCCAAATTCCTTTGCTTGGAGTCATTGGAGTGCTTTTAAACATTCATTTCACTCATGATAACATCTATTTTTATTGGAGTGTTAACTTGGCTACACCTATTCAATAAGAACCCTAACTTCCTAAAGGGTCCTGTGTGTATGCCACGAGCAAGAGTTGGCCTTTCTTCCTGCCTGAATATCAAGTCCAATGCTAGTGCAGTGGAATTGCCCAGTTGCTGAGTTTATTTCCTGGTTCCTGATTGTTTGAAATTTAATGTCACAGTATTATCTGGAGAAGAACCTCGATGCAAGAGCAAGAGAGCTTGAACGCGAGGCAGAGCTTGATGAGAAGGCCCCTAAAGTAAAAGCCAAATCCAAGATGTCAAAGGTAAGAATTATTCTCTTAGCCACTCCACTGCATAAATGATATGATATTCGGAAAGGCAtactgagaaaaaaaattccttttcttcCATGACTAACAGGCTGAGAAGGAAGCCATGAAGAAACAGAAAAGGCAGGCATTTCAGGCTGCAAAAGCAAAATCCAAAGGGCTGAAG includes:
- the LOC100250725 gene encoding ABC transporter F family member 5 translates to MDLATKLQCIDLRSSFFTGSALLDARKTGLRPHFRPHTRSIPISASTHSITGSNSSIKTSALFNSRTRSSMVSSKAVAMDTSVAETMSREDIESLFSNNSVDEAYQKRVNKQSNSGASSISSGVRLENVSKGYKGVTVLKDVSWEVKKGEKVGLVGVNGAGKTTQLRIITGLEEPDSGNVIKAKMNMKIAFLSQEFEVSLSRTVKEEFMSAFKEEMEIAARLEKVQKAIESSVDDLELMGRLLDENDLLQRRAQAVDLDEVDAKISKLMPELGFAPEDSDRLVASFSSGWQMRMSLGKILLQEPDLLLLDEPTNHLDLDTIEWLEGYLNKQDVPMVIISHDRAFLDQLCTKIVETDMGVSRTYEGNYSQYVIAKATWIEAQYAAWEKQQKEIEHTRDLISRLSGGANSGRASTAEKKLEKLQDEEQIDKPFQHKQMKIRFPERGVSGRSVLAIKNLEFGYGDKVLFKKANLTIERGEKIAIIGPNGCGKSTLLKLIMGLEKPIGGEVLLGEHNVLPNYFEQNQAEALDLDKTVLQTVEDVAENWKIDDIKGLLGRCNFKADMLDRKVSLLSGGEKARLAFCKFMVKPSTLLVLDEPTNHLDIPTKEMLEEAITEYKGTVVTVSHDRYFIKQIVNRVIEVKDGNLQDYAGDYNYYLEKNLDARARELEREAELDEKAPKVKAKSKMSKAEKEAMKKQKRQAFQAAKAKSKGLKNAKRWN